A genomic segment from Rhizoctonia solani chromosome 11, complete sequence encodes:
- a CDS encoding U3 small nucleolar RNA-associated protein 6 translates to MERVHFYQEQMLPELKELEERGIFSQPEARAILKQRTAFESALIRRVALKSDYIKYVQYEITLEALRKKRAARLNNTDNKSSLADYCIVRRQFFILERAVRKFKNDVSLWVQYIELARSNNARSLVGKLCSRALSLHPTSPSLYIIAASHELDSSLSPTGARALLQRGLRINPESIELWTEYIRMELGYCEGLRRRWKTLGIDPKTQNEEGQAIDAIISGAIVKAAISSATESLPTLALLGSLQALLLTYPTELRTKLIEHLHSEFATQNTGSGPSGEDFRCGAVFLRAIVDIPARSLEDGAQLPTVLPLRPLVAAAFPKKATPFCQEEQTGEFVKRMQKASEVLSSTGRTDLRVAELYARWVAAWVAVVTEDNLRLYLVLALTRLAAYLCKGKHTSPFIPTLSTILRITLYLNKTTCTDEIQYRKLSQKFSKACPEDAGLWIARLDAESGAAQPVDSDLSTYSPPSIIPKPIQKLWEEARDRAKEHPGEEDLLVKLWLWGVNHLPKDPASPLRAETWAIILRGTLSHRSLNLHSKLLVHRLYDSENQSSSDRITLAKKLISQYRPSVLFFDLAMEQEFQKISASPSQESGGRERPAKRSKRSGCEASADSTTQADIACLTALYTAWRIIPEQSIPAALKYARVLYQLGEEKCAEDSIAAVGGSKGGLRQEWDKVRNELECLVIGAGKMEGTEQPDKDIALDDVEFN, encoded by the exons TTAGGCGTGTAGCTCTCAAGTCGGATTATATCAAGTATGTTCAGTATGAAATCACTCTGGAAGCTCTTAggaagaagcgtgctgctcGACTCA ACAATACCGATAATAAGTCTTCGCTCGCCGATTATTGCATTGTCAGACGCCAGTTCTTCATTCTCGAGCGAGCAGTTCGCAAGTTCAAGAATGATGTATCGCTTTGGGTACAGTATATAGAACTCGCCAGGTCCAATAATGCTCGATCACTTGTTGGAAAACTTTGCTCGCG GGCTCTTTCGTTACACCCTACCTCTCCTTCTCTATATATTATCGCCGCATCTCATGAGCTCGACTCATCCCTATCCCCAACCGGTGCCCGTGCGCTCCTTCAACGAGGCCTACGGATAAATCCCGAATCTATTGAACTTTGGACAGAATATATACGCATGGAGCTTGGGTACTGTGAGGGACTTCGACGCCGTTGGAAAACACTTGGAATCGATCCTAAAACACAGAATGAGGAAGGGCAAGCAATTGATGCAATTATTTCGGGAGCGATTGTCAAGGCGGCTATATCGTCTGCGACAGAGTCCCTGCCTACACTGGCACTTCTAGGTTCTCTACAGGCCTTGCTTCTCACATATCCCACCGAACTCCGtaccaagttgattgagcACCTTCATTCTGAATTTGCAACTCAAAACACTGGATCGGGGCCTTCTGGAGAAGACTTTCGGTGCGGTGCCGTATTCCTTCGTGCGATCGTTGATATCCCAGCGAGGTCGCTCGAAGATGGGGCCCAGCTTCCTACTGTTCTACCTCTCCGACCACTTGTAGCTGCTGCTTTCCCTAAAAAGGCGACACCCTTTtgccaagaagaacaaacCGGTGAATTCGTGAAGCGTATGCAGAAGGCCAGTGAGGTGTTATCATCAACCGGCAGGACGGATTTGCGTGTTGCTGAGTTGTATGCGCGATGGGTAGCTGCTTGGGTAGCGGTTGTAACAGAGGATAACTTG CGTCTCTATTTAGTATTGGCCTTGACTAGACTTGCCGCTTATCTATGCAAAGGGAAACACACATCCCCATTTATCCCCACTCTGTCCACCATTCTTAGGATCACCCTTTATCTAAATAAAACCACGTGCACCGACGAAATACAGTATCGTAAACTATCACAGAAATTCTCCAAGGCATGCCCGGAAGATGCTGGTTTATGGATTGCCCGCCTCGATGCGGAATCCGGAGCAGCGCAACCGGTAGACAGCGATCTTTCGACATATTCTCCCCCAAGCATTATTCCGAAGCCAATCCAAAAATTATGGGAAGAGGCCCGGGACAGGGCTAAGGAACACCCAGGAGAGGAGGATCTCTTGGTCAAACTCTGGCTTTGGGGAGTTAATCACTTACCCAAGGACCCGGCATCTCCACTACGAGCGGAGACTTGGGCT ATCATACTTCGAGGAACCCTATCGCATAGATCACTCAATCTTCATTCAAAACTACTCGTACACCGGTTGTACGACTCAGAGAATCAGTCCTCAAGCGACCGGATCACATTAGCCAAGAAACTGATTTCCCAGTACCGTCCTTCTGTCCTGTTCTTCGACTTGGCGATGGAACAAGAGTTCCAAAAAATTTCGGCCTCGCCAAGCCAGGAATCGGGAGGTCGGGAGCGCCCAGCCAAGAGGAGTAAACGATCTGGGTGCGAAGCTTCAGCCGATTCTACTACTCAGGCCGACATTGCATGTCTTACAGCACTCTACACGGCGTGGCGCATTATCCCTGAGCAGAGCATCCCTGCAGCACTCAAGTACGCAAGGGTGCTCTATCAGTTGGGCGAAGAGAAATGTGCAGAGGATTCAATTGCGGCTGTGGGTGGATCGAAAGGAGGATTAAGACAAGAGtgggacaaggtcaggaATGAACTGGAGTGTCTTGTGATCGGTgcgggtaaaatggaagggactGAACAACCCGACAAGGATATCGCACTGGATGATGTAGAGTTCAATTAG